One window of the Trifolium pratense cultivar HEN17-A07 linkage group LG2, ARS_RC_1.1, whole genome shotgun sequence genome contains the following:
- the LOC123906143 gene encoding pentatricopeptide repeat-containing protein At3g22470, mitochondrial-like → MLCINPTPPVFEFGKILGSLVKNKHFHTAISLSHQMEFKGIQPDFVTPDVVTCTNLLYGLCNVGQFKEAVGLLNEMLLKNISPDVLTFTILIDGLSKEGEVRKATNVLAVMIKQGVKPDVVTYNSLMEGYFLVNEVNMAKYVFNTLAQRGVVPSVCSYIVMINGLCKNKMVDEAMNLFKEMYLKNKFPDTVTYNSLIDGLCKSGRISNVWYLLDEMHDRRQPADVITYTSILD, encoded by the coding sequence ATGCTCTGTATCAACCCTACCCCACCCGTATTCGAATTCGGTAAGATCTTAGGTTCCCTTgttaaaaacaaacattttcaCACTGCTATTTCCCTCTCTCATCAAATGGAATTTAAAGGAATTCAACCTGACTTTGTTACTCCTGATGTTGTCACTTGCACTAATTTACTGTATGGCCTTTGTAATGTGGGTCAATTCAAAGAAGCTGTTGGTTTGTTAAATGAAATGTTGTTGAAAAACATCAGCCCGGATGTTCTTACTTTTACTATACTGATTGATGGTTTATCTAAGGAAGGAGAGGTCAGAAAAGCTACAAATGTCTTGGCTGTTATGATAAAACAAGGTGTGAAACCGGATGTTGTTACTTATAATTCTTTAATGGAGGGGTATTTCTTGGTTAATGAAGTGAACATGGCCAAATATGTGTTCAACACTCTTGCTCAAAGGGGAGTGGTTCCTAGTGTTTGTAGCTACATTGTCATGATAAATGGATTATGCAAGAATAAAATGGTGGATGAAGCCATGAATCTCTTCAAagaaatgtatttaaaaaacaaGTTTCCTGATACTGTAACATACAATTCACTTATTGACGGACTTTGCAAATCGGGGAGAATCTCTAATGTTTGGTACCTTCTTGATGAGATGCATGATAGACGCCAACCTGCTGATGTGATCACCTACACTTCTATATTGGATTGA
- the LOC123906142 gene encoding pentatricopeptide repeat-containing protein At3g22470, mitochondrial-like, translated as MSFSVLSNGAVSAITLFPSNNFCFPIHNFNRRRFYSQAHSNSQLRHNLVNPTPSSVFELGKMLTSLVRNKQFHTAISLSNQMELNGIQPNIVTLNILLNCFCRIGQLNFAFSVLAKILKLGYQPDTITMTTLMKGMCLSGQVNKALDFHDDVISKGFQLNQVSYGILIDGLCKKGETTAALQLLRKIEELMVKPNVVMYSIVINSLCKDKLVSDAFHLYSEMIVNNIYPNVVTCTNLIYGLCIVCQFKEAVGLLNQMLLKNISPDVVTFNILIDGLSKEGEVRKAKNVLAIMIKQGVKPDVVTYNSLMDGYFLVKEVNKATYVFNTFAQRGVIPDVVSYNVMINGLCKNKMVDEAVDLFKEMHLKNIAPNTRTYNSLIDGLCKSGRIPDAWDLVDEMHDRGYPANVITYNSILDALCKNHQFDKAIELLAKIKDQQIQLNMHTYTILVDGLCKNGRLKDALVVYHDLLIKGYHLDVTMYTVMINGLCKEGLIDEALSLMSKMEDNGCTPDGITYTTLIDALSKNEKNEKAMKLYREMIARGLL; from the coding sequence ATGTCATTTTCAGTGTTAAGTAACGGTGCTGTTTCTGCTATCACTCTCTTTCCTTCCAACAATTTCTGTTTTCCAATTCACAATTTCAATCGTCGACGGTTTTACTCTCAAGCTCATTCCAATTCCCAATTACGTCACAATCTTGTCAACCCTACACCATCATCCGTCTTCGAACTCGGTAAGATGTTAACTTCCCTTGTTAGAAACAAGCAGTTTCACACTGCTATTTCCCTCTCTAATCAAATGGAACTCAATGGAATTCAACCTAACATTGTTACTTTGAACATCTTACTCAATTGTTTCTGCCGCATTGGTCAactcaattttgcattttcTGTATTGGCAAAAATTCTCAAGCTAGGTTATCAGCCTGATACAATAACAATGACTACACTTATGAAAGGCATGTGTCTTAGTGGTCAGGTTAATAAAGCATTGGATTTTCATGACGATGTTATATCAAAGGGATTTCAGCTTAATCAAGTTAGTTATGGAATCTTGATTGATGGCTTATGTAAAAAAGGAGAAACAACAGCTGCCCTGCAGTTGCTTAGAAAGATTGAAGAGTTAATGGTTAAACCAAACGTGGTAATGTACAGTATAGTCATTAATAGTCTTTGCAAGGATAAACTTGTGAGTGATGCTTTTCATTTATATTCTGAAATGATTGTCAACAATATTTATCCTAATGTTGTCACTTGCACTAATTTAATATACGGCCTTTGCATTGTGTGTCAATTCAAAGAAGCTGTTGGTTTGTTAAATCAAATGTTGTTGAAAAACATCAGCCCAGATGTTgttacttttaatatattgattgATGGTTTATCTAAGGAAGGAGAGGTGAGAAAAGCTAAAAATGTCTTGGCTATTATGATAAAACAAGGTGTGAAACcagatgttgttacttataATTCTTTAATGGACGGGTATTTTTTGGTTAAAGAAGTGAACAAGGCCACATATGTATTCAATACATTTGCTCAAAGGGGAGTGATTCCTGATGTTGTTAGCTACAATGtcatgattaatggtttatgcaaGAATAAAATGGTGGATGAAGCCGTGGATCTCTTCAAAGAAATGCATTTAAAAAACATAGCTCCTAATACTAGAACATACAATTCACTTATTGATGGGCTTTGCAAATCGGGGAGAATCCCTGATGCTTGGGATCTTGTTGATGAGATGCATGATAGAGGCTATCCTGCTAATGTGATCACCTACAATTCTATATTGGATGCATTGTGCAAAAACCATCAGTTTGACAAGGCAATTGAATTATTGGCGAAGATCAAAGACCAACAAATTCAGCTAAATATGCATACATACACTATACTTGTCGATGGACTATGCAAAAATGGAAGACTTAAGGATGCACTAGTGGTTTATCATGATCTTTTGATTAAAGGCTACCATTTAGATGTGACGATGTATACTGTTATGATTAACGGGCTTTGTAAAGAGGGCTTGATTGATGAAGCATTGTCCTTAATGTCAAAAATGGAAGATAATGGTTGCACCCCTGACGGCATAACTTACACAACTCTTATTGATGCTTTGtccaaaaatgaaaagaatgagAAGGCGATGAAACTTTATCGTGAAATGATTGCTAGAGGTCTTTTATAA